A single window of Zea mays cultivar B73 chromosome 10, Zm-B73-REFERENCE-NAM-5.0, whole genome shotgun sequence DNA harbors:
- the LOC103642073 gene encoding probable polyamine oxidase 2, whose translation MASNSSCGENARKPHTPSAIVIGGGFAGLAAADALRNASFQVILLESRDRIGGRVHTDYSFGFPVDLGASWLHGVCEENPLAPIIGRLGLPLYRTSGDDSVLFDHDLESYALYDTNGRQVPQELVEKIGKVFETILEETGKLREGTNEDMSIAKAIAIVMDRNPQLRQEGIAHEVLQWYLCRMEGWFATDADSISLQGWDQEVLLPGGHGLMVRGYRPVINTLAKGLDIRLNHKVLEIVRHRNRVEVTVSSGQTFVADAAVVTVPLGVLKVKTIRFEPRLPEWKEEAIRELTVGVENKIVLHFGQVFWPNVEFLGVVSSSTYGCSYFLNLHKATGHPVLVYMPAGRLARDIEKMSDEAAAQFAFSQLKKILPNAAEPMNYLVSHWGSDENTLGSYTFDGVNKPRDLYEKLRIPVDNLFFAGEATSVKYTGTVHGAFSTGVMAAEECKMRVLERFRELDMLEMCHPAMGDESPVSVPLLISRL comes from the exons ATGGCGAGCAACA GCTCATGTGGTGAAAATGCGAGAAAGCCACACACACCATCCGCTATTGTTATTGGTGGTGGGTTTGCAGGTCTTGCTGCTGCTGATGCGCTCAGAAATGCATCCTTCCAG GTTATTCTTCTGGAATCTCGTGATAGAATTGGTGGCAGAGTTCACACTGACTACTCTTTTGGGTTTCCAGTCGATTTGGGAGCATCTTG GCTTCATGGCGTTTGTGAAGAAAATCCCTTGGCACCAATAATTGGAAGGCTTGGACTTCCACTGTACCGCACAAGTGGAGACGATTCTGTGCTGTTTGATCATGATCTGGAGAG CTATGCACTCTATGACACTAATGGACGTCAAGTACCACAGGAGTTGGTAGAAAAGATTGGGAAGGTGTTTGAGACCATACTGGAAGAG ACTGGCAAATTGAGGGAAGGAACCAATGAAGATATGTCTATCGCAAAAGCCATTGCAATTGTTATGGATAGAAATCCACAGTTGAG gcaagaAGGGATTGCTCATGAAGTTCTTCAGTGGTATTTGTGCCGTATGGAGGGTTGGTTTGCCACTGACGCAGATTCAATTTCACTACAGGGCTGGGATCAG GAGGTGCTGCTTCCAGGTGGCCATGGCCTCATGGTTCGTGGATATCGTCCAGTTATAAATACTCTTGCAAAAGGCTTAGATATACGCCTCAACCATAA GGTTTTGGAAATTGTTCGCCACCGGAACAGGGTAGAGGTTACTGTAAGCAGTGGCCAAACATTCGTTGCGGACGCTGCAGTGGTCACTGTTCCGTTGGGTGTCCTGAAAGTGAAAACCATCAGATTTGAGCCGAGGCTGCCAGAGTGGAAAGAAGAGGCAATCAGAGAACTGACGGTTGGAGTTGAGAACAAAATTGTTCTGCACTTCGGCCAGGTTTTCTGGCCTAACGTGGAgttcctcggcgtcgtttcctctAGCACGTATGGTTGCAGCTATTTCCTGAACCTTCACAAGGCAACAGGCCACCCTGTCCTTGTTTACATGCCTGCTGGCCGACTTGCTCGTGACATTGAGAAGATGTCAGATGAGGCTGCTGCGCAGTTTGCCTTTTCTCAGTTGAAGAAGATCCTTCCCAATGCAGCTGAGCCG ATGAATTACTTGGTGTCGCACTGGGGCTCGGACGAGAACACACTTGGCTCCTACACGTTCGATGGGGTGAACAAACCCCGCGACCTGTACGAGAAGCTGCGCATCCCCGTGGACAACCTGTTCTTCGCAGGAGAGGCCACGAGTGTCAAGTACACGGGCACGGTGCACGGCGCCTTCTCCACTGGTGTTATGGCAGCCGAGGAGTGCAAGATGCGAGTTCTGGAGCGGTTCAGGGAGCTTGACATGCTGGAGATGTGCCACCCTGCCATGGGCGACGAAAGCCCTGTCTCCGTCCCGTTGCTCATCTCTCGGCTCTAA
- the LOC100284851 gene encoding bromodomain containing protein isoform X2 — MASSLLAGRGGGHHHNWGETRAPLEPIPPNPSPSQPHPRADGSKSKPRAAAGYVKFRPASLGHREARALRDRLAVELGQVRALLSRIDTWQQQGPPPRAVLRGAMRKRCGQILSRLRKDKRSVWFNAPVEVERLGLHDYHAVIKRPMDLGTVKEGLAAGRYASHDDFAADVRLTFTNALRYNPVGHEVHTFAGALLAYFERMYKEALVCLEEERKRLEPPRPVAAELPPPPAVEPVEAKAKTRAGNVRMRKPKAREPNKREMSLEEKNMLRLGLVSLPEEKMHNVLQIVRKRNNNPEMLGDEIELDIDEMDVETQWELDRFVTNFNKALKKSQRAAMLNGGVADVTSTAVAEDDTAPVGDVPTLVGNDDAESEEPVKSTTVAEQVDEYVDIGDEMPAATYQSMEIEKDAEGCGLFTFTGSESRSSGDSASGAGNAHSLT; from the exons ATGGCCTCCTCCCTTTTGGCCGGACGGGGAGGGGGCCACCACCACAACTGGGGGGAGACGCGCGCCCCGCTCGAGCCCATACCCCCCAACCCTAGTCCCAGCCAGCCCCACCCGCGCGCCGACGGGTCCAAGTCCAAGCCGCGGGCGGCGGCCGGCTACGTGAAGTTCCGCCCGGCGTCCCTGGGCCACCGCGAGGCCCGCGCGCTCCGGGACCGCCTCGCGGTGGAGCTCGGCCAGGTCCGCGCCCTCCTCTCCCGCATCGACACCTGGCAGCAGCAGggcccgccgccgcgcgcggtgctccGCGGGGCGATGCGGAAGCGGTGCGGCCAGATCCTCAGCAGGCTGCGCAAGGACAAGCGCAGCGTGTGGTTCAACGCGCCCGTCGAGGTGGAGCGCCTCGGCCTCCACGACTACCATGCCGTCATCAAGCGCCCCATGGATCTCGGCACCGTCAAGGAGGGCCTCGCCGCCGGGAGGTACGCCTCGCACGACGACTTCGCGGCCGACGTCCGCCTCACCTTCACCAACGCGCTGCGGTACAACCCGGTCGGCCACGAGGTTCACACGTTCGCTGGCGCCCTCCTCGCCTACTTCGAGAGGATGTACAAGGAGGCGCTCGTTTGTTTAGAGGAAGAGCGCAAGCGCCTTGAGCCGCCGAGGCCAGTGGCGGCTGAGCTGCCACCTCCGCCGGCAGTTGAGCCTGTCGAGGCGAAGGCTAAGACGAGAGCAGGGAATGTGAGGATGCGGAAGCCCAAGGCGAGGGAGCCTAACAAGAGGGAGATGAGCCTGGAGGAGAAGAACATGCTCAGGCTGGGGCTGGTGAGCCTGCCCGAAGAGAAGATGCACAATGTGCTTCAGATCGTGCGCAAGAGGAACAACAACCCGGAGATGCTTGGGGATGAGATCGAGCTTGATATTGATGAGATGGATGTTGAGACACAGTGGGAGCTTGATCGTTTCGTTACTAACTTCAACAAGGCGCTCAAGAAGTCCCAGCGTGCTGCGATGTTGAATGGTGGCGTTGCTGATGTAACCAGTACTGCTGTGGCTGAGGATGACACTGCACCTGTGGGCGATGTGCCTACATTGGTTGGCAATGACGATGCG gagAGTGAGGAACCTGTGAAGAGCACTACAGTGGCTGAGCAGGTGGATGAGTATGTTGATATTGGGGATGAAATGCCAGCAGCCACTTACCAATCCATGGAGATCGAGAAGGACGCTGAAG GGTGCGGACTTTTTACATTTACAGGTTCTGAGTCGAGGAGCTCAGGGGACAGTGCCTCAGGAGCTGGCAATGCTCATTCTTTGACTTAG
- the LOC100284851 gene encoding bromodomain containing protein: MASSLLAGRGGGHHHNWGETRAPLEPIPPNPSPSQPHPRADGSKSKPRAAAGYVKFRPASLGHREARALRDRLAVELGQVRALLSRIDTWQQQGPPPRAVLRGAMRKRCGQILSRLRKDKRSVWFNAPVEVERLGLHDYHAVIKRPMDLGTVKEGLAAGRYASHDDFAADVRLTFTNALRYNPVGHEVHTFAGALLAYFERMYKEALVCLEEERKRLEPPRPVAAELPPPPAVEPVEAKAKTRAGNVRMRKPKAREPNKREMSLEEKNMLRLGLVSLPEEKMHNVLQIVRKRNNNPEMLGDEIELDIDEMDVETQWELDRFVTNFNKALKKSQRAAMLNGGVADVTSTAVAEDDTAPVGDVPTLVGNDDAESEEPVKSTTVAEQVDEYVDIGDEMPAATYQSMEIEKDAEGTTGSGGSGSGSSSSSGSESRSSGDSASGAGNAHSLT; encoded by the exons ATGGCCTCCTCCCTTTTGGCCGGACGGGGAGGGGGCCACCACCACAACTGGGGGGAGACGCGCGCCCCGCTCGAGCCCATACCCCCCAACCCTAGTCCCAGCCAGCCCCACCCGCGCGCCGACGGGTCCAAGTCCAAGCCGCGGGCGGCGGCCGGCTACGTGAAGTTCCGCCCGGCGTCCCTGGGCCACCGCGAGGCCCGCGCGCTCCGGGACCGCCTCGCGGTGGAGCTCGGCCAGGTCCGCGCCCTCCTCTCCCGCATCGACACCTGGCAGCAGCAGggcccgccgccgcgcgcggtgctccGCGGGGCGATGCGGAAGCGGTGCGGCCAGATCCTCAGCAGGCTGCGCAAGGACAAGCGCAGCGTGTGGTTCAACGCGCCCGTCGAGGTGGAGCGCCTCGGCCTCCACGACTACCATGCCGTCATCAAGCGCCCCATGGATCTCGGCACCGTCAAGGAGGGCCTCGCCGCCGGGAGGTACGCCTCGCACGACGACTTCGCGGCCGACGTCCGCCTCACCTTCACCAACGCGCTGCGGTACAACCCGGTCGGCCACGAGGTTCACACGTTCGCTGGCGCCCTCCTCGCCTACTTCGAGAGGATGTACAAGGAGGCGCTCGTTTGTTTAGAGGAAGAGCGCAAGCGCCTTGAGCCGCCGAGGCCAGTGGCGGCTGAGCTGCCACCTCCGCCGGCAGTTGAGCCTGTCGAGGCGAAGGCTAAGACGAGAGCAGGGAATGTGAGGATGCGGAAGCCCAAGGCGAGGGAGCCTAACAAGAGGGAGATGAGCCTGGAGGAGAAGAACATGCTCAGGCTGGGGCTGGTGAGCCTGCCCGAAGAGAAGATGCACAATGTGCTTCAGATCGTGCGCAAGAGGAACAACAACCCGGAGATGCTTGGGGATGAGATCGAGCTTGATATTGATGAGATGGATGTTGAGACACAGTGGGAGCTTGATCGTTTCGTTACTAACTTCAACAAGGCGCTCAAGAAGTCCCAGCGTGCTGCGATGTTGAATGGTGGCGTTGCTGATGTAACCAGTACTGCTGTGGCTGAGGATGACACTGCACCTGTGGGCGATGTGCCTACATTGGTTGGCAATGACGATGCG gagAGTGAGGAACCTGTGAAGAGCACTACAGTGGCTGAGCAGGTGGATGAGTATGTTGATATTGGGGATGAAATGCCAGCAGCCACTTACCAATCCATGGAGATCGAGAAGGACGCTGAAGGTACGACTGGCTCTGGTGGTTCTGGCAGTGGCTCTTCATCGTCCAGTG GTTCTGAGTCGAGGAGCTCAGGGGACAGTGCCTCAGGAGCTGGCAATGCTCATTCTTTGACTTAG
- the LOC100284851 gene encoding bromodomain containing protein isoform X1 → MASSLLAGRGGGHHHNWGETRAPLEPIPPNPSPSQPHPRADGSKSKPRAAAGYVKFRPASLGHREARALRDRLAVELGQVRALLSRIDTWQQQGPPPRAVLRGAMRKRCGQILSRLRKDKRSVWFNAPVEVERLGLHDYHAVIKRPMDLGTVKEGLAAGRYASHDDFAADVRLTFTNALRYNPVGHEVHTFAGALLAYFERMYKEALVCLEEERKRLEPPRPVAAELPPPPAVEPVEAKAKTRAGNVRMRKPKAREPNKREMSLEEKNMLRLGLVSLPEEKMHNVLQIVRKRNNNPEMLGDEIELDIDEMDVETQWELDRFVTNFNKALKKSQRAAMLNGGVADVTSTAVAEDDTAPVGDVPTLVGNDDAESEEPVKSTTVAEQVDEYVDIGDEMPAATYQSMEIEKDAEGTTGSGGSGSGSSSSSGMIKLALCSPSIVPKFLQGADFLHLQVLSRGAQGTVPQELAMLIL, encoded by the exons ATGGCCTCCTCCCTTTTGGCCGGACGGGGAGGGGGCCACCACCACAACTGGGGGGAGACGCGCGCCCCGCTCGAGCCCATACCCCCCAACCCTAGTCCCAGCCAGCCCCACCCGCGCGCCGACGGGTCCAAGTCCAAGCCGCGGGCGGCGGCCGGCTACGTGAAGTTCCGCCCGGCGTCCCTGGGCCACCGCGAGGCCCGCGCGCTCCGGGACCGCCTCGCGGTGGAGCTCGGCCAGGTCCGCGCCCTCCTCTCCCGCATCGACACCTGGCAGCAGCAGggcccgccgccgcgcgcggtgctccGCGGGGCGATGCGGAAGCGGTGCGGCCAGATCCTCAGCAGGCTGCGCAAGGACAAGCGCAGCGTGTGGTTCAACGCGCCCGTCGAGGTGGAGCGCCTCGGCCTCCACGACTACCATGCCGTCATCAAGCGCCCCATGGATCTCGGCACCGTCAAGGAGGGCCTCGCCGCCGGGAGGTACGCCTCGCACGACGACTTCGCGGCCGACGTCCGCCTCACCTTCACCAACGCGCTGCGGTACAACCCGGTCGGCCACGAGGTTCACACGTTCGCTGGCGCCCTCCTCGCCTACTTCGAGAGGATGTACAAGGAGGCGCTCGTTTGTTTAGAGGAAGAGCGCAAGCGCCTTGAGCCGCCGAGGCCAGTGGCGGCTGAGCTGCCACCTCCGCCGGCAGTTGAGCCTGTCGAGGCGAAGGCTAAGACGAGAGCAGGGAATGTGAGGATGCGGAAGCCCAAGGCGAGGGAGCCTAACAAGAGGGAGATGAGCCTGGAGGAGAAGAACATGCTCAGGCTGGGGCTGGTGAGCCTGCCCGAAGAGAAGATGCACAATGTGCTTCAGATCGTGCGCAAGAGGAACAACAACCCGGAGATGCTTGGGGATGAGATCGAGCTTGATATTGATGAGATGGATGTTGAGACACAGTGGGAGCTTGATCGTTTCGTTACTAACTTCAACAAGGCGCTCAAGAAGTCCCAGCGTGCTGCGATGTTGAATGGTGGCGTTGCTGATGTAACCAGTACTGCTGTGGCTGAGGATGACACTGCACCTGTGGGCGATGTGCCTACATTGGTTGGCAATGACGATGCG gagAGTGAGGAACCTGTGAAGAGCACTACAGTGGCTGAGCAGGTGGATGAGTATGTTGATATTGGGGATGAAATGCCAGCAGCCACTTACCAATCCATGGAGATCGAGAAGGACGCTGAAGGTACGACTGGCTCTGGTGGTTCTGGCAGTGGCTCTTCATCGTCCAGTGGTATGATCAAGCTGGCATTGTGTAGTCCTTCAATAGTTCCAAAATTTCTTCAGGGTGCGGACTTTTTACATTTACAGGTTCTGAGTCGAGGAGCTCAGGGGACAGTGCCTCAGGAGCTGGCAATGCTCATTCTTTGA
- the LOC100284851 gene encoding bromodomain containing protein isoform X3, whose translation MASSLLAGRGGGHHHNWGETRAPLEPIPPNPSPSQPHPRADGSKSKPRAAAGYVKFRPASLGHREARALRDRLAVELGQVRALLSRIDTWQQQGPPPRAVLRGAMRKRCGQILSRLRKDKRSVWFNAPVEVERLGLHDYHAVIKRPMDLGTVKEGLAAGRYASHDDFAADVRLTFTNALRYNPVGHEVHTFAGALLAYFERMYKEALVCLEEERKRLEPPRPVAAELPPPPAVEPVEAKAKTRAGNVRMRKPKAREPNKREMSLEEKNMLRLGLVSLPEEKMHNVLQIVRKRNNNPEMLGDEIELDIDEMDVETQWELDRFVTNFNKALKKSQRAAMLNGGVADVTSTAVAEDDTAPVGDVPTLVGNDDAESEEPVKSTTVAEQVDEYVDIGDEMPAATYQSMEIEKDAEGSESRSSGDSASGAGNAHSLT comes from the exons ATGGCCTCCTCCCTTTTGGCCGGACGGGGAGGGGGCCACCACCACAACTGGGGGGAGACGCGCGCCCCGCTCGAGCCCATACCCCCCAACCCTAGTCCCAGCCAGCCCCACCCGCGCGCCGACGGGTCCAAGTCCAAGCCGCGGGCGGCGGCCGGCTACGTGAAGTTCCGCCCGGCGTCCCTGGGCCACCGCGAGGCCCGCGCGCTCCGGGACCGCCTCGCGGTGGAGCTCGGCCAGGTCCGCGCCCTCCTCTCCCGCATCGACACCTGGCAGCAGCAGggcccgccgccgcgcgcggtgctccGCGGGGCGATGCGGAAGCGGTGCGGCCAGATCCTCAGCAGGCTGCGCAAGGACAAGCGCAGCGTGTGGTTCAACGCGCCCGTCGAGGTGGAGCGCCTCGGCCTCCACGACTACCATGCCGTCATCAAGCGCCCCATGGATCTCGGCACCGTCAAGGAGGGCCTCGCCGCCGGGAGGTACGCCTCGCACGACGACTTCGCGGCCGACGTCCGCCTCACCTTCACCAACGCGCTGCGGTACAACCCGGTCGGCCACGAGGTTCACACGTTCGCTGGCGCCCTCCTCGCCTACTTCGAGAGGATGTACAAGGAGGCGCTCGTTTGTTTAGAGGAAGAGCGCAAGCGCCTTGAGCCGCCGAGGCCAGTGGCGGCTGAGCTGCCACCTCCGCCGGCAGTTGAGCCTGTCGAGGCGAAGGCTAAGACGAGAGCAGGGAATGTGAGGATGCGGAAGCCCAAGGCGAGGGAGCCTAACAAGAGGGAGATGAGCCTGGAGGAGAAGAACATGCTCAGGCTGGGGCTGGTGAGCCTGCCCGAAGAGAAGATGCACAATGTGCTTCAGATCGTGCGCAAGAGGAACAACAACCCGGAGATGCTTGGGGATGAGATCGAGCTTGATATTGATGAGATGGATGTTGAGACACAGTGGGAGCTTGATCGTTTCGTTACTAACTTCAACAAGGCGCTCAAGAAGTCCCAGCGTGCTGCGATGTTGAATGGTGGCGTTGCTGATGTAACCAGTACTGCTGTGGCTGAGGATGACACTGCACCTGTGGGCGATGTGCCTACATTGGTTGGCAATGACGATGCG gagAGTGAGGAACCTGTGAAGAGCACTACAGTGGCTGAGCAGGTGGATGAGTATGTTGATATTGGGGATGAAATGCCAGCAGCCACTTACCAATCCATGGAGATCGAGAAGGACGCTGAAG GTTCTGAGTCGAGGAGCTCAGGGGACAGTGCCTCAGGAGCTGGCAATGCTCATTCTTTGACTTAG